The window TGCCCCGACGAGACCGCCGCCACCGTCCGCGTCCCGATCGCCAACGTCGCCCTGCCGACCGCGGAGGTCGGCGAGCGAGCGGTGGAGCTGCTGATGCGCAAGCTGGGCGGCACAGCCGTACCGGAGGCGACCCTGCTGCCGCCCCGGATGACGCGCCGCTCCAGTACCGCGCCGCGCCAAGTGCCCTGAACAGCCTCCCTAGTCGAAGGAGCCGTGACATGAAGGGCAAGACCAGACTCAGACCCGCGCTCGTGGTGGCCCTCGCGCTGATCGCCGGCACGTTCGCCGCCGTTCCCGCGTCGGCGGCCGAACCGGCGTTCCGCGATCCGTCCCTTCCGGTGGGCGAGCGGGTCGAGGATCTGCTGGACCGGCTCACCCTGGACGAGAAGATCTCGCTGCTGCACCAGTACCAGCCCGCCATTCCCCGCCTGGGCATCCAGTCCTTCCGCACCGGCACCGAGGCCCTGCACGGTGTCGCCTGGCTCGGCGAGACCACCGTCTTCCCCCAGGCCATCGGCCTTGCCTCGACCTGGGACCCGGAGCTGATGGAACGGGTCGGCTCGGCGGTCGGCGACGAGGCGCGCGGCTTCCAGCAGGAACGCCCCGCGGGATGGGGGCTGAACCTGTGGGCGCCGGTGGTGAACCCGCTGCGCGACCCGCGCTGGGGCCGCAACGAGGAGGGCTACAGCGAGGACCCGCAGCTGACCGGCGCCCTGTCCACGGCTTACGGCGAGGGCCTGACCGGCGGTGACCCGGACCATCTGAAGACGGCCCCGACCCTGAAGCACTACCTGGCCAACAACAACGAGTGGCACCGCACCACCACCTCCTCCGACCTGCGCCCGAGGGTGGCGAAGGAGTACGACGAGGCAGCCTTCAAGCCCGCGATCGAGGCGAACGCGGCAACGGGTGTGATGTCCTCCTACAACTTGGTCAACGGCCGCCCGGCGACGGTCAATCCGGACCTCGACGACGTCGTGCGCAAGTGGACCTCGTACGACCTGTTCAACGTCACCGACGCCTTCGCCCCCGGCAACCTCCCCGGCGACCAGCGCTACTACCCCACGCTCGCCGAGGGCGACGCCGCGGCCGTGAAGGCCGGTATCGACAGCTTCACCGACAACAACGCCGACTCGGGCGTGACGATCGCGGCGATCAACTCGGCCTTGGACCAAGACCTGTTGGAGGAGTCGGACATCGACGAGGCGGCGGGCCATGTCCTGTCGATCCGCGTGCGGCTCGGCGAATTCGATCCCGGCGGCGGGAAGTACGGCGCGATCGACAAGTCGGTCATCAACAGCCCCGAGCACCGGAAGCTGGCGCGCGAGGCGGCGGCCGAGGGCACGGTCCTGCTGAAGAACCAGTCGAAGGCGCTGCCGCTGAAGAAGTCCGAGAAGGACGTCGCCGTCGTCGGCCCGCTCGCCGACACCCTGTACACCGACTGGTACTCGGGCACCCTGCCGTACGCGGTCACCCCCGCAGAGGGCATCGCGGCCGAGCTCGGCGTCCCCCAGGTGGCGCAGAGCGAGGGCGTCGACCGCATCGCGCTGAAGAACACGGCGACCGGCAAGTACATCACCACCGGCGACGCCCTGCTCAAGGAGAGCGCCCAAGCCCCTTCCACGAACACGCAGTTCGACGTGTTCGACTGGGGCGCCGGGATCGTGACCCTGCGCTCGGCGGTGGCCGGCAAGTACGTCGGCTACAACTGGTCCGGTTTCGCCGACGACCAGGCGCAGCCCGGGGGCTGGTTCGTCCAGCAGCAGTTCAAGCTGGAGGAACAGCCGGACGGCACGCACCTGCTGCGCTACGCCGGGTACGAGACCGAGGAGTCCTGGTGGACCAACCCGGTATACGTCGGCCCGACCGGCGCGGACGGCACGCTCGGGCTGGTGGAGAAGGAGGACGCCGCGCACTACACGAAGGACATCGTGCGCAGCGGCGTCGAAGAGGCGGTC of the Streptomyces sp. NBC_00287 genome contains:
- a CDS encoding glycoside hydrolase family 3 protein encodes the protein MKGKTRLRPALVVALALIAGTFAAVPASAAEPAFRDPSLPVGERVEDLLDRLTLDEKISLLHQYQPAIPRLGIQSFRTGTEALHGVAWLGETTVFPQAIGLASTWDPELMERVGSAVGDEARGFQQERPAGWGLNLWAPVVNPLRDPRWGRNEEGYSEDPQLTGALSTAYGEGLTGGDPDHLKTAPTLKHYLANNNEWHRTTTSSDLRPRVAKEYDEAAFKPAIEANAATGVMSSYNLVNGRPATVNPDLDDVVRKWTSYDLFNVTDAFAPGNLPGDQRYYPTLAEGDAAAVKAGIDSFTDNNADSGVTIAAINSALDQDLLEESDIDEAAGHVLSIRVRLGEFDPGGGKYGAIDKSVINSPEHRKLAREAAAEGTVLLKNQSKALPLKKSEKDVAVVGPLADTLYTDWYSGTLPYAVTPAEGIAAELGVPQVAQSEGVDRIALKNTATGKYITTGDALLKESAQAPSTNTQFDVFDWGAGIVTLRSAVAGKYVGYNWSGFADDQAQPGGWFVQQQFKLEEQPDGTHLLRYAGYETEESWWTNPVYVGPTGADGTLGLVEKEDAAHYTKDIVRSGVEEAVAAVKGRDTAVVVVGSNPSINGREAHDRTDMGLAPAQEALVRAVRKANPNTVVIVENSYPTTLGALQKEVPALLWTSHAGQETGSALADVLYGDVNPAGRLTQTWYRSTADLPSILDYDIIKSDRTYQYFKGAPLYPFGHGLSYTTFRYGTLKQVTGGYEVKVTNTGTRAGDEVVQLYTHQRTSRDKQPLKQLKAFERVSLKPGETRTVHLKLTPDDLAHWDVTRSKWVTETGTYDVMAGASSTDIRTRTTWRVKGETIPARDLTRTTRAENFDDYDGIRLVDESKARGTAVSASADGAWLKFADVQLGAGADELTASLAGASGPVEVRLGSPTGPLAGTAHFAGTSSPYTYETVTAKLSGAAKGRTDVYLVLGEGMRLSTFSLR